The Streptomyces nitrosporeus genome includes a window with the following:
- a CDS encoding glycoside hydrolase family 3 protein: protein MHYRTSRRTLLTATAATAVAAAAGTVAVGGAAQASGTSGVSTDSRLKRLISRMSLEEKVGQLFVMRVYGHSATAPDQADIDANLSEIGVRTAAELISTYHVGGIIYFAWAHNTRDPHQIADLSNGIQRAGLAGPTPLPLIVSTDQEHGIVCRVGEPATLMPGAMALGAGGSRSDARTAGRVAGAELAALGINQNYAPVADVNVNPANPVIGVRSFGSDPEAVAGMVAAQVKGYQSAGIASAAKHFPGHGDTSTDSHTGLPYIHHTREEWEELDAPSFRAAIAAGIDSIMTAHIVVPALDPSEDPATLSRPILTGILREELGYDGVVVTDSLGMEGVRTKYGDERVPVLALLAGVDQLLNPPDLRVAWNAVLEAVKSGELSEARVEESVLRILRLKAKLGLFRDPYVTRRGVDRTVGTAAHLATADRIAERTTTLLANEGRLLPLSRRTHGNVLVVGADPASPSGTTGPPTRTLAEAFTELGFTASALSTGTAPSQAKIAEAVAAAAGKDAVLVGTYNVTATSAQRALVTALAATGVPVITLAVRNPYDIAHLAGTGYRASLAAYSWTDVELRAAVRVIAGRAEPRGRLPVPVQRADAPAQALYPVGYGLSY from the coding sequence GTGCACTACCGCACCTCCAGACGCACCCTCCTCACCGCCACCGCGGCCACCGCCGTCGCGGCGGCGGCCGGCACCGTCGCCGTCGGTGGCGCGGCGCAGGCCTCCGGCACGTCCGGCGTGTCCACGGACAGCCGCCTCAAGCGGCTCATCTCCCGGATGAGCCTGGAGGAGAAGGTCGGCCAGCTCTTCGTGATGCGGGTGTACGGGCACTCCGCCACCGCCCCCGACCAGGCGGACATCGACGCCAACCTCTCCGAGATCGGGGTGCGTACGGCGGCCGAGCTGATCTCCACCTACCACGTCGGCGGGATCATCTACTTCGCCTGGGCGCACAACACCCGCGACCCGCACCAGATCGCGGACCTGTCCAACGGCATCCAGCGCGCCGGGCTCGCCGGGCCCACTCCGCTGCCGCTCATCGTCTCCACGGACCAGGAGCACGGCATCGTCTGCCGCGTCGGCGAGCCGGCGACGCTGATGCCGGGGGCGATGGCCCTGGGCGCGGGCGGTTCCCGTTCCGACGCGCGTACCGCGGGCCGGGTGGCGGGGGCCGAGCTGGCCGCGCTCGGGATCAACCAGAACTACGCCCCGGTCGCCGACGTGAACGTCAACCCGGCCAACCCGGTCATCGGCGTACGGTCCTTCGGTTCGGACCCCGAGGCCGTGGCCGGGATGGTGGCGGCCCAGGTGAAGGGGTACCAGAGCGCCGGGATCGCCTCCGCGGCCAAGCACTTCCCGGGCCACGGGGACACCAGTACGGACAGCCACACCGGTCTGCCCTACATCCACCACACCCGCGAGGAGTGGGAGGAACTGGACGCCCCGTCCTTCCGGGCGGCCATCGCCGCGGGCATCGACTCGATCATGACCGCGCACATCGTGGTCCCCGCCCTCGATCCCTCCGAGGACCCCGCCACCCTCTCCCGCCCCATCCTCACCGGCATCCTCCGCGAGGAGCTGGGCTACGACGGGGTCGTGGTCACCGACTCGCTGGGCATGGAGGGGGTCCGCACCAAGTACGGCGACGAACGGGTGCCGGTGCTCGCGCTCCTGGCCGGTGTGGACCAGCTGCTGAACCCGCCGGACCTGCGGGTCGCCTGGAACGCCGTGCTGGAGGCGGTGAAGAGCGGTGAACTCAGCGAGGCCCGCGTCGAGGAATCGGTTCTGCGCATCCTGCGGCTGAAGGCGAAGCTGGGCCTCTTCCGCGATCCCTACGTCACCCGCCGGGGCGTGGACCGCACCGTCGGCACCGCGGCACATCTGGCCACCGCCGACCGCATCGCCGAGCGGACGACCACCCTGCTCGCCAACGAGGGCCGGCTGCTGCCCCTCTCCCGCCGCACCCACGGGAACGTCCTCGTGGTCGGCGCCGATCCCGCGTCCCCGTCGGGCACGACGGGCCCGCCGACCAGGACCCTCGCCGAGGCCTTCACGGAGCTGGGGTTCACGGCGAGCGCCCTGTCCACCGGGACGGCGCCCTCGCAGGCGAAGATCGCCGAGGCGGTGGCCGCCGCCGCCGGCAAGGACGCGGTGCTGGTGGGGACGTACAACGTCACCGCGACGAGTGCGCAGCGCGCCCTGGTCACCGCGCTGGCGGCGACCGGGGTCCCGGTGATCACCCTGGCCGTCCGCAACCCGTACGACATCGCGCACCTGGCCGGTACGGGGTACCGGGCGAGCCTGGCCGCGTACTCCTGGACCGATGTCGAACTGCGGGCCGCGGTACGGGTGATCGCGGGCCGCGCCGAGCCCCGGGGCAGGCTGCCGGTGCCGGTGCAGCGCGCCGACGCCCCGGCCCAGGCGCTCTACCCGGTGGGTTACGGCCTGTCGTACTGA
- a CDS encoding TIGR03620 family F420-dependent LLM class oxidoreductase: MTSQKHETFGRVGIWSSALHMSRTDDAGGKAIAEAARELEELGFGTIWLGGSPSPEDAAALVEATRTATVATGILSIWDHTAEAVAARIAAIDADARGRFVLGLGVSHGPMVPQYSKPYSAMVAYLDALDAAAPPVEPGRRVLAALGPKMLELAAGRALGAHPYLVTTEHTAEAREALGSDALLAPELTVVLDTDPDRARTTARNMLGMYLQLPNYTDNLLRLGFAESDFDGGGSVRLLDALFALGDAERVKDRTRAYLDAGADHVALQVLTAAEGGGGLPLAEWRELAAVFGDEL, translated from the coding sequence ATGACTTCTCAGAAGCACGAGACATTCGGACGGGTCGGTATCTGGAGCAGTGCCCTGCACATGTCGCGGACGGACGACGCGGGAGGGAAGGCGATCGCCGAGGCGGCCAGGGAGCTGGAGGAGCTGGGTTTCGGCACGATCTGGCTCGGCGGCAGCCCCTCGCCCGAGGACGCCGCGGCCCTCGTCGAAGCCACCCGCACCGCCACCGTCGCCACCGGCATCCTGAGCATCTGGGACCACACGGCCGAGGCGGTCGCGGCACGGATCGCGGCGATCGACGCGGACGCGCGCGGGCGGTTCGTCCTCGGCCTGGGTGTCAGCCACGGCCCGATGGTGCCGCAGTACTCCAAGCCGTACAGCGCGATGGTCGCCTACCTCGACGCCCTCGACGCCGCCGCCCCGCCGGTGGAACCCGGACGCCGGGTCCTCGCCGCGCTCGGCCCGAAGATGCTGGAGCTGGCGGCCGGCCGGGCGCTCGGCGCCCACCCCTACCTCGTCACCACCGAGCACACCGCCGAGGCCCGTGAGGCGCTCGGCTCCGACGCGCTGCTCGCCCCGGAGCTGACGGTGGTGCTCGACACCGACCCCGACCGGGCCCGCACCACCGCGCGGAACATGCTGGGGATGTACCTCCAGCTGCCCAACTACACCGACAACCTGTTGCGGCTGGGGTTCGCGGAGAGCGACTTCGACGGCGGCGGCAGCGTCCGCCTCCTCGACGCCCTCTTCGCCCTGGGCGACGCCGAGCGGGTGAAGGACAGGACCCGGGCGTACCTCGACGCCGGGGCCGACCACGTCGCGCTCCAGGTCCTCACCGCCGCCGAGGGCGGTGGCGGGCTGCCGCTCGCCGAATGGCGCGAACTGGCCGCGGTGTTCGGCGACGAACTGTAG
- a CDS encoding LysR family transcriptional regulator: protein MLDLSRLRALHAVSVHGSVAGAASALGYTASAVSQQITKLERETRTTLLERRGRGVALTEEALHLASTAQRLLAIVEQAETTLEERRGLPTGRLSIGAFASAARGLLPGVLAGLERAHPALDVRLTEVDPHLSVDLVAKGVIDLAVAHDWDIAPLPAPQGVAQAVIGDDQCDLLVPAGHPFAGRRAVRREDLAQERWVCQPPGTVCHDWLVRTLRAAGCEPDIRHQAEENHTQLALVEAGLGVAMVPRLGRGPLPPGVVAVRLDPVPVRRLYALWRARAARRPAITAAVEALRERGAEAGLS, encoded by the coding sequence GTGCTCGACCTTTCCCGGCTGCGCGCCCTGCATGCCGTGTCCGTCCACGGCTCGGTGGCGGGTGCCGCCTCGGCGCTGGGCTACACCGCCTCGGCGGTCTCCCAGCAGATCACCAAGCTGGAGCGGGAGACCCGTACGACGCTGCTGGAGCGCCGCGGGCGCGGGGTGGCGCTCACCGAGGAGGCCCTGCACCTGGCTTCCACCGCCCAGCGGTTGCTGGCGATCGTGGAACAGGCGGAGACCACGCTGGAGGAGCGCCGGGGCCTGCCGACCGGGCGGCTGTCGATCGGCGCGTTCGCGTCGGCGGCGCGCGGGCTGCTGCCCGGGGTGCTGGCCGGTCTGGAGCGGGCCCACCCCGCGCTGGACGTCCGGCTGACGGAGGTCGACCCGCACCTCTCGGTGGACCTGGTGGCGAAGGGCGTCATCGACCTGGCCGTCGCGCACGACTGGGACATCGCCCCGCTGCCCGCTCCGCAGGGGGTGGCGCAGGCGGTGATCGGGGACGACCAGTGCGATCTCCTGGTCCCGGCGGGGCACCCCTTCGCCGGCCGCCGGGCGGTACGCAGAGAGGACCTCGCCCAGGAGCGCTGGGTGTGCCAGCCGCCCGGCACGGTCTGCCACGACTGGCTCGTACGCACGCTGCGGGCGGCCGGGTGCGAGCCCGACATCCGGCATCAGGCCGAGGAGAACCACACCCAGCTCGCCCTGGTCGAGGCCGGGCTCGGGGTGGCGATGGTCCCCCGGCTGGGCCGTGGGCCGCTGCCGCCGGGGGTGGTGGCGGTGCGGCTCGACCCCGTGCCGGTACGGCGGCTGTACGCGCTCTGGCGCGCCCGCGCCGCGCGCCGGCCCGCGATCACCGCGGCGGTGGAGGCGTTGCGGGAGCGGGGCGCGGAGGCCGGGCTGAGCTGA
- a CDS encoding EamA family transporter gives MRPLHIALAVLVTAVWGVNFVVIELGLDHFPPLLFSALRFLVAALPAVFFVGRPKVAWKWIVGVGLALGVAKFGLLFIGMDRGMPAGLSSLVLQVQAVFTALFAALVLSERPGRTRVLGMCVALAGIGLAAVDEGASGPVLAFVLVVAAAACWGVSNILTRRAAPPDSLNFMVWVSTVPVLPLLGLSLLFEGWDRDTEALASLDPGGAGALLYVAWVATVFGFGAWGFLLRHHPASSVAPFSLLVPVFGMSSAALFLGETVSPLRWCAAGLLVGGVALTSLARPRPAAVPRPGSVPGSGSVPGPGPGQERVPEPRPETVKG, from the coding sequence ATGCGTCCCCTCCACATCGCCCTGGCCGTGCTCGTCACCGCCGTCTGGGGTGTGAACTTCGTCGTCATCGAGCTCGGTCTCGACCACTTCCCGCCCCTGCTCTTCTCCGCGCTGCGCTTCCTCGTCGCCGCCCTGCCCGCCGTGTTCTTCGTCGGCCGCCCCAAGGTCGCCTGGAAGTGGATCGTCGGTGTGGGCCTCGCCCTGGGGGTGGCCAAGTTCGGGCTGCTGTTCATCGGGATGGACCGGGGGATGCCCGCCGGGCTCTCCTCCCTCGTCCTCCAGGTCCAGGCGGTCTTCACCGCGCTCTTCGCGGCACTGGTCCTGTCCGAACGCCCGGGGAGGACCAGGGTCCTGGGGATGTGCGTGGCGCTCGCCGGCATCGGGCTGGCCGCCGTGGACGAGGGCGCGAGCGGGCCCGTGCTCGCCTTCGTCCTGGTCGTCGCGGCGGCGGCCTGCTGGGGCGTCTCCAACATCCTCACCCGCAGGGCCGCCCCGCCCGACTCCCTCAACTTCATGGTGTGGGTCTCGACCGTCCCCGTACTGCCGCTGCTCGGCCTGTCCCTGCTGTTCGAGGGCTGGGACCGCGACACGGAGGCGCTCGCCTCGCTGGACCCGGGCGGCGCGGGCGCCCTCCTCTACGTCGCCTGGGTCGCCACCGTCTTCGGTTTCGGGGCCTGGGGCTTCCTGCTCCGCCACCATCCGGCGTCCTCGGTGGCGCCGTTCAGCCTGCTCGTACCGGTCTTCGGGATGTCCTCGGCCGCCCTGTTCCTCGGCGAGACGGTCAGCCCGCTGCGCTGGTGCGCGGCCGGCCTCCTGGTCGGCGGGGTGGCCCTGACCTCACTGGCCCGCCCCCGGCCGGCGGCCGTACCAAGGCCCGGGTCCGTACCGGGGTCCGGGTCCGTGCCGGGGCCGGGGCCGGGGCAGGAGCGGGTGCCGGAACCGCGGCCGGAGACGGTGAAGGGCTGA
- a CDS encoding sugar phosphate isomerase/epimerase family protein, producing the protein MKLAFSTLGVPGVPVTEVARLAAAHGYQGVELRAHPEEPVHPGLGPVERASVAEEFGRAGVEILAVAGYTRVAAPGEDGPVLAALAGLVDLAHDLGAPYVRVFPGGGDQDPAEAGPIAARRLGAAAPHAADQGVRILLETHDSHPAGADVARVAGTVGHRQIGAVWDVMHTWLAGEEPVASHAVLAPHLGYVQVKDIASPEDTTPLALGAGVLPLKTCLDLLDPGDWVCWEYEKRWYPDAAELPRMLSAGREHLLRLGAPKE; encoded by the coding sequence GTGAAGCTCGCTTTCTCGACCCTCGGAGTGCCGGGTGTGCCGGTGACCGAGGTGGCACGGCTGGCCGCCGCACACGGATACCAGGGGGTGGAGCTGCGCGCCCACCCCGAGGAACCGGTCCACCCCGGTCTCGGACCGGTCGAACGGGCTTCGGTGGCCGAGGAGTTCGGGCGGGCCGGGGTGGAGATCCTGGCCGTCGCCGGATACACGCGCGTGGCCGCCCCGGGTGAGGACGGACCCGTACTGGCCGCACTGGCGGGGCTGGTGGACCTGGCCCACGACCTGGGCGCGCCCTATGTCCGGGTGTTCCCCGGCGGCGGCGACCAGGACCCGGCCGAGGCCGGCCCGATCGCCGCCCGGCGGCTGGGAGCCGCCGCACCGCACGCCGCCGACCAGGGCGTACGCATCCTCCTGGAGACCCATGACTCGCACCCCGCGGGAGCCGACGTGGCCCGGGTGGCGGGGACGGTCGGACACCGGCAGATCGGGGCGGTCTGGGATGTGATGCACACCTGGCTGGCCGGTGAGGAACCGGTGGCCTCCCACGCGGTGCTGGCCCCGCACCTGGGATACGTCCAGGTCAAGGACATCGCGTCGCCCGAGGACACCACCCCGCTGGCCCTGGGCGCCGGGGTGCTGCCGCTGAAGACCTGCCTGGACCTGCTGGACCCGGGTGACTGGGTCTGCTGGGAGTACGAGAAGCGGTGGTACCCGGACGCGGCGGAGCTGCCGCGGATGCTGTCCGCGGGGCGGGAACACCTGCTGCGCCTCGGCGCCCCCAAGGAGTAG
- a CDS encoding GAF domain-containing protein: MTPRTDVTLALAPADVARRELLQSVVDVARAIFGAAASSVCLLDEEAGELVFQAVSGEGEEFLVGRRFPAGRGIAGWVATSGEPMVVDDLSHDTAFDRSLAESTRYVPDALMAAPLISDSRVLGVLEVLDPSPQARSQLGELDLLAMFARQAAAALRVVSRPPAFPGAPAAGPLDDERREDALQLLGSLERLLRGTG, encoded by the coding sequence ATGACTCCGAGAACTGACGTCACCCTCGCTCTCGCCCCGGCCGACGTCGCCCGGCGCGAACTGCTCCAGTCGGTCGTCGACGTGGCCCGTGCGATCTTCGGGGCGGCGGCGAGTTCGGTCTGCCTGCTCGACGAGGAGGCGGGCGAGCTGGTCTTCCAGGCGGTCTCCGGCGAGGGCGAGGAGTTCCTGGTGGGCCGCCGGTTCCCCGCGGGGCGCGGTATCGCCGGCTGGGTGGCGACCTCGGGCGAGCCGATGGTCGTCGACGACCTCAGCCACGACACCGCCTTCGACCGCTCACTGGCGGAGTCCACCCGCTACGTACCGGACGCGTTGATGGCGGCCCCGCTGATCAGCGACTCCCGGGTGCTGGGGGTGCTGGAGGTGCTGGACCCCTCGCCCCAGGCACGGTCGCAGCTGGGCGAGCTGGATCTGCTGGCGATGTTCGCCCGGCAGGCGGCGGCCGCCCTGCGGGTGGTCTCCCGGCCGCCCGCCTTCCCGGGCGCCCCGGCCGCCGGCCCCCTGGACGACGAGCGCCGCGAGGACGCGCTGCAACTGCTCGGAAGCCTGGAGCGGCTGCTGCGGGGCACGGGCTGA
- a CDS encoding S8 family peptidase, translated as MGGTVTGTAPGQGLTWSLRGRGPDDVPVPADPGPAGGRPAPHARGRGVRVCVVDSGVERDHPLVGEVAGSWVVVKDGTSGTITVEPTTTGDTCGHGTACAGIIRRTAPDCEIHSVRVLGERFSGTGDVLMAGLRWAVEQRFDVVNLSLSTTRTRFAEELHSLADRAYFGRTVLVASAHNTPVESFPWRFASVISVGSHQEDDPELHLYNPDPPVEFFGPGQNVSVPWLGGRTIRTTGNSFATPYVAGLCARVLSGHPRMTAFQLKNALYLSAANVHAGPRPSPAAGDIRDDSEN; from the coding sequence ATGGGCGGAACCGTGACGGGTACGGCGCCGGGGCAGGGCCTGACCTGGAGTCTGCGGGGCCGGGGACCGGACGACGTGCCGGTGCCCGCGGACCCGGGACCGGCGGGCGGCCGTCCCGCGCCGCACGCCCGGGGGCGCGGTGTGCGGGTGTGTGTGGTGGATTCGGGGGTGGAACGCGACCATCCGCTGGTCGGCGAGGTGGCCGGCTCCTGGGTGGTGGTCAAGGACGGGACCAGCGGCACGATCACGGTCGAGCCGACCACCACCGGGGACACCTGCGGGCACGGCACCGCGTGCGCGGGCATCATCCGCCGTACCGCGCCGGACTGCGAGATCCACAGTGTCCGGGTCCTCGGGGAGCGTTTCTCCGGGACGGGCGACGTGCTGATGGCGGGGCTGCGGTGGGCCGTGGAGCAGCGCTTCGACGTGGTGAACCTCAGTCTGTCGACCACCAGGACCCGGTTCGCCGAGGAGCTGCACAGCCTCGCCGACCGCGCCTACTTCGGCCGTACGGTGCTCGTGGCGTCGGCGCACAACACCCCGGTGGAGAGCTTCCCCTGGCGGTTCGCCTCGGTGATCTCGGTGGGCAGCCACCAGGAGGACGACCCCGAACTGCACCTGTACAACCCGGACCCCCCGGTGGAGTTCTTCGGGCCGGGGCAGAACGTGTCGGTGCCCTGGCTGGGCGGCAGGACGATCCGCACGACCGGGAACAGCTTCGCCACCCCGTACGTCGCCGGGCTCTGCGCCCGGGTGCTGTCCGGGCACCCCAGGATGACGGCCTTCCAGCTCAAGAACGCCCTCTATCTCTCCGCGGCCAATGTGCACGCCGGTCCGCGTCCCTCCCCAGCGGCAGGAGATATCCGTGATGACTCCGAGAACTGA
- a CDS encoding adenylate/guanylate cyclase domain-containing protein → MTCSSCRQDLPPEARFCMSCGAPCAGAPAAVPAPVEDERKPVTVLFCDLVGSTALSGVLDPETLRTVTLRYFEAMSGRITAHGGTPEKFIGDAVMAVFGVPVVREDDARRALAAALAMREALAGLNEELHATLGVRLAVRIGVNTGQVVAGGDATARQALVSGETVNIAARLEQNAAAGEILIGPETLLAAGPTVSAEPTGPLLLKGKQDRVDAYRLIALGADDPALMRRFDVPFVGREGEQRALDAALAKTVGDGGAGLLRITGEAGTGKTRLVREWLARRSASGALSYGAGRCRDHGDQGTLTPLADALRALPSSAVRAAGPRTEDDGSGRAGEDGGGHGAGSGTMSGSGSGSIPGSGSMPGTGSEPGTGEAAGTGEAADDAMALLSAGLLYDGTPNASFEDMCAALTTVLARAARERPVVLVLDDAHAAAPLLTRTLERLTEHPGPAGVLVLCVGRPDGSAGNADCLQLTGLPPKQAALLASRLARLDGRTAPVDERLLARAEGNPLYLEQLLVTDRGDGAGAGGTAAGLPPTLQALLGARLGALARTERTLVDLAAVIGREFTAAELVLLEDAARYAEHRTPPGGAASPAGRGPHLRRVEETLAALSRRRLVEWAPPRGPEAPRPPGAPGPPGAPGDLGTPGAPRPQGASGTPEPPVPPVPPRPQELSGYRFSSGLVHEVTYDSLSKRAKADRHAWAAELPSVLRAGDGAVGGHLERAYRFRAELGLLDDLTGRLRVRAARALGRAGAQAAARSDLSWAESLLERASALDPEDAGSLRRLGEVRVALGDTEGGARLLRRVRDLESAPVEAAHARLALVVLDPGGPGPGLAATARAVLPVFEAAGDAVGLARAHLRLAQRLQQAGRHEEAERDQARALEQAVLAGAEPERAGALGAIGISLWRGPLPVPEAVARCRALLEAHGHGRPTVRLTLNCPLAVLYALDDRPGRAHACLSEAEALAQKLRFAEAEVFLPVFRAAVESLSGRSGPALELLGRADAAARRAGAVGMRTAVALDAARIELDEDRPERAAAWLGGIGDPVDLSHADAVDLEGMRGRLAAADGRSAEAGAHADRAVRASLLTDSPLVQATAELDRARTLALLGRRAEALARARTAGEYFAGKGHLPGVRRAAGLLPEQAMATTTERS, encoded by the coding sequence ATGACCTGTTCCTCATGCCGTCAGGACCTGCCGCCCGAGGCCCGGTTCTGCATGTCCTGCGGCGCCCCGTGCGCCGGGGCCCCCGCGGCCGTCCCCGCCCCCGTCGAGGACGAGCGCAAGCCGGTGACGGTGCTCTTCTGCGATCTCGTCGGGTCGACCGCGTTGTCGGGGGTGCTGGACCCGGAGACCCTGCGCACGGTGACCCTGCGGTACTTCGAGGCGATGAGCGGCCGGATCACCGCCCACGGGGGCACCCCGGAGAAGTTCATCGGCGACGCCGTGATGGCGGTGTTCGGGGTCCCCGTGGTCCGCGAGGACGACGCCCGGCGCGCGCTGGCCGCGGCGCTCGCCATGCGGGAGGCGCTGGCCGGGCTCAACGAGGAGCTGCACGCCACGCTCGGGGTCCGGCTGGCGGTCCGGATCGGGGTCAACACCGGCCAGGTGGTGGCCGGTGGCGACGCGACGGCCCGTCAGGCCCTGGTGTCGGGTGAGACCGTCAACATCGCCGCCCGGCTGGAGCAGAACGCCGCCGCCGGCGAGATCCTCATCGGACCGGAAACCCTGCTGGCCGCCGGGCCGACGGTGTCGGCGGAACCCACCGGGCCGCTCCTCCTCAAGGGCAAGCAGGACCGTGTGGACGCCTACCGGCTGATCGCGCTGGGCGCGGACGACCCGGCGCTGATGCGCCGCTTCGACGTCCCCTTCGTCGGGCGTGAGGGTGAACAGCGCGCCCTGGACGCGGCGTTGGCGAAGACCGTCGGGGACGGGGGCGCGGGACTGCTCCGGATCACCGGGGAGGCGGGCACCGGGAAGACCCGGCTGGTACGTGAGTGGCTGGCGCGCCGGTCCGCCTCGGGCGCACTCTCCTACGGGGCCGGGCGCTGCCGCGACCACGGGGACCAGGGAACACTCACCCCGCTCGCCGACGCGCTGCGCGCCCTGCCGTCCTCGGCCGTGCGCGCGGCCGGCCCCCGTACGGAGGACGACGGGAGCGGCCGGGCCGGCGAGGACGGCGGGGGCCACGGGGCCGGAAGCGGAACCATGTCCGGGTCCGGGTCCGGGTCCATTCCAGGGTCCGGATCCATGCCCGGGACCGGATCCGAGCCCGGGACCGGGGAGGCGGCCGGGACCGGGGAGGCGGCCGACGACGCGATGGCCCTGCTCTCGGCGGGGCTGCTGTACGACGGGACGCCGAACGCCTCCTTCGAGGACATGTGCGCCGCCCTGACGACGGTGCTGGCCAGGGCCGCCCGGGAGCGGCCGGTCGTGCTGGTGCTGGACGACGCGCACGCGGCGGCGCCTCTGCTCACGCGCACCCTGGAGCGGCTGACGGAGCATCCGGGGCCCGCGGGGGTGCTGGTGCTCTGTGTGGGCCGCCCGGACGGGTCGGCCGGGAACGCGGACTGCCTCCAGCTCACCGGGCTGCCCCCAAAGCAGGCCGCCCTGCTCGCCTCGCGTCTGGCCCGGCTCGACGGACGTACCGCGCCGGTCGACGAACGGCTGCTGGCCCGCGCGGAGGGCAATCCGCTCTATCTGGAGCAGCTGCTGGTCACGGACCGGGGCGACGGGGCGGGGGCCGGTGGCACGGCGGCCGGTCTGCCGCCCACCCTGCAGGCGCTGCTGGGTGCCCGCCTCGGGGCGCTGGCCAGGACGGAACGCACCCTGGTGGATCTGGCCGCCGTGATCGGCCGGGAGTTCACCGCGGCGGAACTGGTACTGCTGGAGGACGCCGCCCGGTACGCCGAGCACCGCACGCCCCCCGGCGGGGCCGCCTCACCGGCCGGCCGTGGACCGCACCTGCGGCGGGTCGAGGAGACCCTGGCGGCACTGAGCCGGCGGCGCCTGGTCGAGTGGGCGCCGCCCAGGGGCCCGGAGGCCCCGCGACCCCCAGGAGCCCCGGGGCCTCCAGGAGCCCCGGGAGACCTGGGAACCCCAGGGGCCCCGCGACCGCAGGGGGCCTCAGGGACACCGGAACCGCCGGTACCGCCGGTGCCGCCGCGGCCGCAGGAGCTCTCGGGGTACCGCTTCAGCAGCGGCCTGGTCCACGAGGTGACCTACGACTCGCTGTCCAAGCGTGCCAAGGCGGACCGCCACGCCTGGGCGGCGGAGCTGCCCAGCGTGCTGCGGGCCGGGGACGGCGCCGTCGGCGGCCATCTGGAGCGCGCCTACCGCTTCCGCGCCGAGCTGGGACTGCTCGACGACCTGACCGGGCGGCTGCGCGTCCGGGCGGCACGGGCGCTCGGCCGGGCCGGGGCCCAGGCCGCCGCCCGCTCCGACCTGTCCTGGGCCGAGAGCCTGCTGGAGCGGGCCTCCGCTCTGGACCCCGAGGACGCGGGTTCGCTGCGCCGGCTCGGTGAGGTCCGTGTCGCGCTCGGGGATACCGAGGGCGGGGCCCGGCTGCTGCGGCGCGTACGGGACCTGGAGTCCGCGCCGGTGGAGGCCGCCCACGCGCGGCTGGCCCTGGTGGTGCTGGACCCCGGCGGCCCGGGGCCCGGTCTCGCCGCCACGGCCCGCGCGGTGCTGCCGGTCTTCGAGGCGGCCGGGGACGCGGTGGGCCTGGCCCGCGCCCATCTGCGGCTCGCCCAGCGCCTCCAGCAGGCCGGGCGGCACGAGGAGGCGGAACGCGACCAGGCACGGGCCCTGGAGCAGGCGGTGCTGGCCGGGGCCGAGCCCGAGCGCGCCGGGGCGCTGGGGGCCATCGGCATCTCCCTGTGGCGCGGGCCGCTGCCGGTGCCGGAGGCGGTGGCCCGCTGCCGTGCCCTGCTGGAGGCGCACGGCCACGGCCGCCCGACGGTCCGGCTGACCCTGAACTGCCCGCTGGCCGTGCTGTACGCGCTCGACGACCGGCCCGGCCGGGCCCACGCCTGCCTGTCCGAGGCCGAGGCGCTGGCCCAAAAGCTCCGGTTCGCCGAGGCGGAGGTCTTCCTGCCGGTGTTCCGGGCCGCGGTGGAGTCGCTGTCGGGCCGTAGCGGCCCGGCGCTGGAACTGCTCGGGCGCGCCGACGCGGCGGCCCGGCGGGCCGGTGCGGTGGGGATGCGGACGGCGGTGGCACTGGACGCGGCCCGGATCGAGCTGGACGAGGACCGGCCGGAGAGGGCCGCCGCCTGGCTCGGCGGCATCGGCGACCCGGTGGATCTGAGCCACGCGGACGCGGTGGACCTGGAGGGGATGCGGGGCCGGCTGGCCGCCGCGGACGGCAGGTCCGCCGAGGCCGGGGCGCACGCCGACCGCGCGGTCCGGGCGTCCCTGCTGACCGACTCCCCGCTGGTCCAGGCGACGGCCGAGCTGGACCGGGCCCGCACGCTGGCGCTGCTGGGGCGGCGGGCGGAGGCACTGGCCCGGGCGCGCACCGCCGGGGAGTACTTCGCGGGCAAGGGCCATCTGCCCGGGGTCCGCCGGGCGGCCGGTCTGCTGCCGGAGCAGGCCATGGCGACCACGACGGAGAGGAGCTGA
- a CDS encoding aroma-sacti cluster domain-containing protein, producing the protein MTRPPGSGPPQPGGSGPAELSAALYEAGLPVDLLSEEQRQVLSELTPAELAVLLDIKSRLDAVEPEVRAHGEIAGGALF; encoded by the coding sequence ATGACCCGACCACCCGGCAGCGGACCCCCGCAGCCCGGCGGCAGCGGCCCGGCCGAGCTGTCCGCCGCGCTGTACGAGGCGGGCCTGCCCGTCGATCTGCTCAGCGAGGAACAGCGTCAGGTACTCAGCGAACTCACCCCGGCGGAACTGGCGGTGCTGCTCGACATCAAGAGCCGGCTGGACGCGGTCGAACCCGAGGTGCGGGCGCACGGCGAGATAGCCGGCGGCGCCCTGTTCTGA